Part of the Cyanobacterium sp. T60_A2020_053 genome is shown below.
ATTAATAACTTTATGAATACGTTTTAACGGGCTAGAAATAGTAGCACGAAATCCACTTTTATCTCCTATTTCTAGGTTAATTTTTTTCTGTAAATTTTCCACAATAATTGCCCTACCCAACTTATCTAAAGCGGATGATTCATTTAAAACTTCTTCGGTGATATAAACATCTAAAACACGACCGCGCCAAAAACCCGTATAATTGTAGCGACGATACTTACGATTGCGCACACTACCCCAGTACACAGGGCTCCATAACCAGTATAACCCCGCAGTGACACGAAAAATGAGGGATAAACCCTCAGCGCCCTTCCCCAAAACAGCGCCGATTAACCAAAAGATTAAGATACCAATGAGAGAAATAAACAAGTTTTTCAGTAAAGTAGCAATATTAGCCCAATAGTAAGCGTATTGAGTGCCTGTAGCAACGGCTGGAATTAAGTCTTTGATGGCTTCTTTTTTTAGGGGGATTAACATTTTTTGATATTCTCCTCTCTTTCTAACCGAGCCAAAACTCGGTATTTTTCCCAGTTTTGATTATATTCTATTTTTTTACCTTCAAAAGATTGAAATATTTGACGATGTAATTCCAAGTAGATTCTGTTAAGAAATGATGTAATTTATGATATGTAATATCAATATTATTATCAGCAATTTGAGAAAGATTCTTTCGGCTAGACTCTCCTAATAAACCTCCTAAATAGTTTCTAAATTCCCGTTTCTGTGCTTTTGTTTTCAATAGTGGGTCAAATTTTTGAAAGCAACGATTGAAACATGGTGGCATGGAGGAAGATGTTGTTTCTTTCATAGCGACCTAAAATGATTACTATAAATAGTTTATACTTTAGTTTACCTTATTTCTTTGTTTAAGTATCGCTAATAAAAATAAGTCTTTTTGAAGTAAGTTAGATTGAACATTTTAGGCAATTCTTTCCTTAAATATTTAGTGAATTTATATATTAAAATTTCGTCGATCAATTCTTTAACAATTCATTACCCTTGACAACTGCGCTTTTTCAGCAACCCTTGCTTAAGCACTTCATAGCAATTCTTGAGAAAACATTAACTATTGATAAAACTATTGAATCTAAAAAAAAGCGGTGCTAGACTGAAGGCAAATACTAAAGGTATATGGCATTATGGTTCAAACTCCGACACAATCAATTCAAGAACCTCTCATCTTAGATACTGAGGAATTACGCAAAATCGATGCTTACTGGCGCGCCTGTAATTACCTTGCTGTGGGCATGATTTATTTGCGAGATAACCCGCTACTCAAAGAAACTTTACAACCTGAGCATATCAAGTATAGGTTATTAGGACACTGGGGATCAAGTCCGGGTTTGAGTTTCGTTTATGTCCATGTCAACCGCTTGATTAATAAATATGATCTTAACATGGTCTATTTAGCAGGACCCGGACATGGGGCGCCGGGTGTCCTTGCTCCAGTTTACCTAGAAGGCACATATTCTGAGATTTATCCTGATAAAAGCATGGATGCGGAAGGAATGCGCAAGTTTTTTAAACAGTTTTCCTTCCCCGGTCATATTGGCAGTCATGTTACCCCTGAAACCCCCGGTTCAATTCATGAAGGGGGCGAATTGGGTTATAGCGTTTCCCATGCCTATGGTGCGGTTTTAGATAACCCTGATCTCATTTCTGTGGTGATGGTGGGGGATGGTGAGTCGGAAACTGGCCCTCTAGCCACTTCATGGCATTCCAATAAATTTATCAATCCCATTCGTGATGGTGCTGTATTACCCATACTACATTTAAACGGCTATAAAATCGCTAATCCTACTATCCTATCGAGGATTTCCCATGAGGAGTTGAGGGCGCTGTTTGTGGGTTATGGTTATGAACCTTATTTTGTAGAAGGGGATAATCCAATGACCATGCACCAAAAAATGGCTCAAACCCTCGAAGATTGTGTTTTGAGAATTAGGGAAATTCAAGAAGAAGCGCGCGCCACCGGTATCCCCAAACGTCCGAGATGGCCCATGATCGTTTTTCGTTCCCCCAAAGGTTGGACAGGTCCAAAAGAGGTGGATGGCAAGAAAATGGAAGGTTTCTGGCGCTCTCACCAAGTACCCATGGGGGAAATGCAGAATAATGCCGAACATTTGCACCTCCTTGAGGAGTGGATGAAAAGTTATAAACCTGAAGAATTATTCGATGCCAACGGTACTTTAATCCCCGAATTGCAAGAATTAGCACCGAAAGGCGCGCGCCGTATGAGTGCCAATCCCATTGCTAATGGTGGATTATTGCGCAAAGATTTAGATTTGCCAGACTTCAAAACTGCTACTTATGTAATACAAATGACTGAGCCGGGTAAGGTAGAAGTAGAAAACACTAAAGTGATGGGTTACTTTTTACGGGATGTCATGGCGCGCAATATGAATAGTTTTAGGGTATTTGGACCTGATGAAACCGCTTCCAATCGCCTCCATCCCATCTATGAAGTATCCAAAAAAGTTTGGATGGCGGACTATTTACCTGAAGATGAAGACGGCGGTGAATTATCCCCTGATGGGCGCGTCATGGAGATGTTAAGCGAACACACCCTCGAAGGTTGGTTAGAAACTTATCTCTTAACTGGTCGTCATGGCTTATTCCACACTTACGAAGCCTTCGCCCATGTTATAGATTCTATGTTCAATCAACACGCTAAATGGTTGGATATTTCCAAAAATCATGTGCCTTGGCGCGCGCCGGTTTCCTCTCTCAATATTTTGTTATCATCCACCGTATGGCGACAAGATCATAACGGATTTTCTCACCAAGACCCCGGTTTTGTGGATTTAGTCACTAATAAAAGTGCCGATGTGACGAGGGTTTATTTTCCCCCTGATGCTAACTGTTTGTTGAGTGTTATCGATCACTGCTTGCGCAGTAAGGATTATGTGAACGTTATTGTAGCGGATAAACAAAGGCATTTACAATACTTGAATATTGATGATGCGGTGAAACATTGTACTAAAGGCATCGGTATTTGGGATTGGGCGAGTAATGATCATGATCAAGGTAAGGCAAATGAACCAGATGTGGTGATGGCTTGTTGCGGTGACGTGCCTACCATGGAATCTTTGGCAGCTACGGCGATTTTACGGGAAGAATGCCCTGATCTCAAAGTGCGCTTTATTAATGTGGTGGATTTGTTTAAGTTACAGGATGAAAAAGAACATCCCCACGGTTTATCTCGCCGAGATTTTGCTACTTTATTCACGGACGACAAGCCGATTATTTTCAATTTCCATGGCTATCCTTGGTTAATCCATAAATTAGCTTATCGTCATCATAATCCAGATCGTCTTCATGTGCGTGGTTACAAGGAAGAAGGTAATATTAATACTCCTCTGGAATTGGCCATTAAAAACCAAATTGATCGTTTTAATCTGGTTATTGATGTCATCGACAGAGTACCTAAATTGGGATCCCGCGCTGGTTATCTCAAGGAGATGATGAAAAATGAAATTATCGATAACCTTAATTATGCTCATACTCACGGTATCGATAAAAATGAAATGACCCATTGGAAATGGCCTTATTAATTACGATTAGCAAGGGGTTTAAACCCCTTGACACCTTGCTTTGAACCTTAACTTCTAACCAATGACATAGACCAAACTATGATATATTAGAAATTAATATTTAATACCTAAATAATATTTTTCCTAGTCATATTATATTGTCAAATAAATGGAATTTGCTGAACCAGAAAAAGAGTTAGTAGATGATAATCTAAGCATTAAAGAATCTCAAGAAAATGCTTTTTTAACAGTTTTAAAAAATTTTAACTTTGTTAATCTTTGGATTGGACAAATTTTTTCTCAATTGGCAGATAAAATTTACTTAGTTTTAATGGTCGCTATTATCACTAATTCATTTCATAATGAGGGTGAAACTATCAGTAATTGGGTGTCTGCGGTGATGATTGCTTTTACGATTCCAGCTATTTTATTCGGTTCTTTAGCTGGTGTTTATGTGGATCGTTGGTATAAAAAAGCTGTTTTAATTCTCTCTAACTTGGGACGAGGGGCGCTGGTTTTTCTAATTCCTTTTGTGCTTATTAATAACAATACCAATGGCATCTGGTTAAATTTTCCCATTAAATTTTGGATACTTTTAGTCTTAACTTTTTTAGTTTCTACTTTGACTCAATTCTTTGCTCCAGCAGAGCAATCTTTTTTACCTCTCATTGTCAAAAAAAGAAATCTTTTAGCTGCCAATTCTATTTACACTACAACCATGATGGCGATGGTTATTTTCGGTTTTGCCATTGGTAATCCTTTACTAGATTTGGTGGCAAATTGGGGAAATCGTTTTTCTTTTGATTATAGTCAAGAATTGTTGGTGGGAGGAGGTTATACTCTAGCTGGATTGGTGCTGATTTTAGTCAAAAGTAAGGAAAAAGACAAAGATCGACAAATGCAGGTTAATCATCCTTGGCAGGATATAAAAGAAGGTATTAATTATCTACGTCAAAATGATCGAGTGCGCAATGCGTTATTTCAATTAGTGATTCTTTTTTCTATTTTTGCTGCCCTTGCTGTGTTGGCGGTAAGTTTAGCTGATCAAATTCCTCAACTGGAGGCGGAAGAATTTGGTTATCTCCTTGCTTCGGCTGGATTTGGTATTGCTGTGGGCGCTACGTTTGTCACCCAACAAGGACATTCTCTAAGTCATGGTAAGTTGAGTTTTTATGGTTCAATGGGTATGGCAGGGGCGCTGATTGGTTTATCTTTTTCTACGGGTAGCCTAATTCTGGCTTTGCTGATGACGGTATTAGTGGGATGTTTTGCGGCGCTGATTGGTGTGCCGATGCAGACTACTATTCAATCAGAAACACCTCCAGCTATGCGCGGAAAAGTCTTTGGTTTGCAAAATAATGCGGTTAATATTGCTCTTTCTTTACCTCTTGCATTAGCTGGAATTGCGGAAACTGTATGGGGGTTGCCTACGGTGTTATTTATCCTTGCTTTATTTTCTTTGGGTAGTGGTGTTTTAAGTTCTCGTGTCTAGGCTTTTTGATCTCGGTGGAGGGCGCCCTTCACCATAT
Proteins encoded:
- a CDS encoding phosphate ABC transporter permease — translated: MLIPLKKEAIKDLIPAVATGTQYAYYWANIATLLKNLFISLIGILIFWLIGAVLGKGAEGLSLIFRVTAGLYWLWSPVYWGSVRNRKYRRYNYTGFWRGRVLDVYITEEVLNESSALDKLGRAIIVENLQKKINLEIGDKSGFRATISSPLKRIHKVINRGQAVEGLLLSNDPDFMRIANITDVYIPRHKLWVGDYPYLRRDIFLDIRRELAKIYG
- a CDS encoding MFS transporter, with amino-acid sequence MEFAEPEKELVDDNLSIKESQENAFLTVLKNFNFVNLWIGQIFSQLADKIYLVLMVAIITNSFHNEGETISNWVSAVMIAFTIPAILFGSLAGVYVDRWYKKAVLILSNLGRGALVFLIPFVLINNNTNGIWLNFPIKFWILLVLTFLVSTLTQFFAPAEQSFLPLIVKKRNLLAANSIYTTTMMAMVIFGFAIGNPLLDLVANWGNRFSFDYSQELLVGGGYTLAGLVLILVKSKEKDKDRQMQVNHPWQDIKEGINYLRQNDRVRNALFQLVILFSIFAALAVLAVSLADQIPQLEAEEFGYLLASAGFGIAVGATFVTQQGHSLSHGKLSFYGSMGMAGALIGLSFSTGSLILALLMTVLVGCFAALIGVPMQTTIQSETPPAMRGKVFGLQNNAVNIALSLPLALAGIAETVWGLPTVLFILALFSLGSGVLSSRV
- a CDS encoding phosphoketolase family protein, with amino-acid sequence MVQTPTQSIQEPLILDTEELRKIDAYWRACNYLAVGMIYLRDNPLLKETLQPEHIKYRLLGHWGSSPGLSFVYVHVNRLINKYDLNMVYLAGPGHGAPGVLAPVYLEGTYSEIYPDKSMDAEGMRKFFKQFSFPGHIGSHVTPETPGSIHEGGELGYSVSHAYGAVLDNPDLISVVMVGDGESETGPLATSWHSNKFINPIRDGAVLPILHLNGYKIANPTILSRISHEELRALFVGYGYEPYFVEGDNPMTMHQKMAQTLEDCVLRIREIQEEARATGIPKRPRWPMIVFRSPKGWTGPKEVDGKKMEGFWRSHQVPMGEMQNNAEHLHLLEEWMKSYKPEELFDANGTLIPELQELAPKGARRMSANPIANGGLLRKDLDLPDFKTATYVIQMTEPGKVEVENTKVMGYFLRDVMARNMNSFRVFGPDETASNRLHPIYEVSKKVWMADYLPEDEDGGELSPDGRVMEMLSEHTLEGWLETYLLTGRHGLFHTYEAFAHVIDSMFNQHAKWLDISKNHVPWRAPVSSLNILLSSTVWRQDHNGFSHQDPGFVDLVTNKSADVTRVYFPPDANCLLSVIDHCLRSKDYVNVIVADKQRHLQYLNIDDAVKHCTKGIGIWDWASNDHDQGKANEPDVVMACCGDVPTMESLAATAILREECPDLKVRFINVVDLFKLQDEKEHPHGLSRRDFATLFTDDKPIIFNFHGYPWLIHKLAYRHHNPDRLHVRGYKEEGNINTPLELAIKNQIDRFNLVIDVIDRVPKLGSRAGYLKEMMKNEIIDNLNYAHTHGIDKNEMTHWKWPY